In a genomic window of uncultured Sphaerochaeta sp.:
- a CDS encoding L-rhamnose isomerase, with translation MSPYETAKSRYARYGVDTDSVLEQLAKIPISIHCWQGDDVGGFERPDSQLAGGGIQTTGNYPGKAKTISQLRSDIEKVLTLVPGSHRLNLHASYGEFGPVFVDRDQIEEKHYQGWVDWSKKVGLPLDFNGTFFSHPLADDGYTLASKDERIRRFWIEHAKRCRKIAAWIGEQQLSPCILDTWVPDGAKNYTVDKFGYRAILKESLDEIFETEYDPAFMRDALETKLFGIGSEAFVVGSHEFYMNYAARNNKMLCIDMGHFHTEEDISDKLSSILLFDDEILLHVSRPMHWDSDHVVLFNDKIKMVAEELVRSGKLDNSHIGLDFFDASINRIGAWVTGVRAMRKALLFALLQPIDLLIEYEEGGNGYGTMSLLELQNVLPFGLVWDEFCSRHNVPLEDDLIKIIGEYENSVLKERS, from the coding sequence ATGTCACCGTATGAAACAGCCAAGTCACGATATGCGCGATATGGAGTCGATACCGATTCGGTTTTGGAACAGCTGGCGAAGATTCCCATCTCGATCCACTGTTGGCAGGGAGATGATGTCGGAGGGTTCGAACGCCCCGACTCCCAACTTGCGGGAGGAGGCATCCAAACCACAGGAAATTATCCCGGCAAGGCAAAGACCATTTCCCAGCTGCGTTCTGACATCGAGAAAGTGCTGACCTTGGTGCCGGGTTCGCACCGTCTGAACCTCCACGCCTCGTACGGCGAATTCGGCCCGGTCTTTGTCGATAGGGACCAGATTGAGGAGAAGCACTACCAGGGCTGGGTGGATTGGAGCAAGAAGGTTGGTCTTCCGCTTGATTTCAACGGAACCTTTTTCAGCCATCCTCTTGCCGACGACGGATACACCCTTGCCAGCAAGGACGAGCGCATCCGCCGTTTCTGGATCGAGCATGCCAAGCGCTGTCGCAAGATAGCAGCTTGGATCGGTGAGCAGCAACTCTCTCCCTGCATCCTGGATACCTGGGTACCCGATGGTGCAAAGAACTATACGGTGGACAAGTTCGGCTACCGTGCAATCCTCAAGGAGAGCCTGGACGAGATCTTTGAGACCGAGTATGACCCGGCCTTCATGCGTGATGCTCTGGAGACGAAGTTGTTCGGTATCGGGAGCGAGGCGTTTGTCGTCGGCTCGCATGAGTTCTACATGAACTATGCTGCACGCAACAACAAGATGCTGTGCATCGACATGGGCCACTTCCACACGGAGGAGGACATCTCTGACAAACTCTCCTCAATCCTGTTGTTCGATGATGAGATTCTCTTGCACGTAAGTCGTCCCATGCACTGGGACAGCGACCATGTGGTATTGTTCAACGACAAGATCAAGATGGTAGCCGAGGAGCTGGTCCGTAGCGGAAAGCTTGACAATTCCCATATCGGCCTGGATTTCTTCGATGCCTCGATCAATCGCATCGGAGCGTGGGTTACCGGGGTGCGGGCAATGCGCAAGGCCTTGCTGTTTGCCCTGCTGCAGCCGATCGATCTTCTGATAGAATATGAAGAGGGTGGCAACGGCTATGGAACCATGTCCTTGCTTGAACTGCAGAATGTGCTTCCGTTCGGTCTGGTCTGGGATGAGTTCTGCAGCAGGCACAACGTGCCGCTGGAGGATGACCTGATCAAAATCATCGGAGAGTACGAGAACTCGGTTCTCAAGGAGCGTTCATGA
- a CDS encoding class II aldolase/adducin family protein → MSLQELLEHSRRYGSDPAFVLLGGGNTSYKEGRTLFVKASGHALGTIGKEGFVRMDLDLLDQIWHKQYSQDDEEREDEVLKDMMFCRLEGETARPSVEALLHALLPFPYVVHLHPALVNGLTCAQEGEASVHRLFGDALWVELVKPGFILANIVRDRLVEHQEKTGKVYSLIFLQNHGIFVGGQSLGEIEQVYAKVLGTIEAQLVRKPDFTDLGADEVKVGQVMDVLQAFGKEKVLFRNTVEFKRILADRSSFAKVSSSFTPDHIVYAGFKPLWVDEGAEVKKAFVQFEREHGSSPKIVCVQNLGVFSLGEKPLPLFFDTVAISVYSESFGGPRFMDEAMINFIRNWEVEKYRSQVSTS, encoded by the coding sequence ATGAGTTTGCAAGAGCTGTTGGAACACTCCCGCCGGTACGGAAGCGATCCTGCCTTCGTGCTGTTGGGTGGGGGGAACACCTCCTACAAGGAGGGGAGAACCCTTTTTGTCAAGGCAAGCGGCCATGCACTGGGAACCATCGGAAAGGAAGGGTTTGTGCGCATGGACCTCGATCTCTTGGACCAGATCTGGCACAAGCAGTACAGCCAGGATGACGAGGAGCGTGAGGACGAGGTGCTCAAGGACATGATGTTCTGCCGCCTGGAAGGGGAGACTGCACGTCCGTCGGTTGAGGCGTTGCTGCATGCACTGCTCCCGTTCCCCTACGTGGTGCACCTGCATCCTGCCCTGGTCAACGGTCTGACCTGTGCCCAGGAGGGGGAAGCTTCCGTCCATAGGCTCTTTGGCGATGCGCTTTGGGTGGAGTTGGTCAAACCGGGCTTCATCCTTGCAAACATCGTGCGCGATCGTCTTGTCGAACACCAGGAAAAGACGGGAAAAGTATATTCGCTGATTTTCCTGCAAAACCATGGGATCTTCGTTGGTGGCCAAAGCCTTGGGGAAATCGAGCAGGTCTATGCAAAGGTTCTGGGAACCATCGAGGCCCAGCTGGTGCGAAAACCCGACTTCACCGACCTTGGGGCGGATGAGGTAAAGGTTGGCCAGGTGATGGATGTGCTGCAGGCTTTTGGCAAGGAAAAGGTTCTCTTCAGAAACACGGTGGAGTTCAAAAGGATTCTTGCCGACCGCTCCTCCTTTGCCAAGGTTTCCTCATCGTTCACCCCGGACCACATTGTCTATGCGGGGTTCAAGCCGCTGTGGGTCGATGAGGGTGCTGAGGTGAAGAAGGCGTTCGTACAGTTTGAGCGGGAGCATGGGAGTTCACCGAAGATTGTCTGTGTCCAGAACCTGGGTGTGTTCTCCCTGGGGGAGAAGCCGCTTCCCCTCTTTTTCGATACGGTGGCCATCAGCGTGTACAGTGAGAGCTTCGGCGGGCCGCGGTTCATGGACGAGGCGATGATCAACTTCATCAGAAACTGGGAAGTGGAAAAGTATCGCTCCCAGGTTTCCACCTCCTGA
- a CDS encoding bile acid:sodium symporter family protein has product MTLERLNVQCNKAMPFVTPIGVALGLLLGSRLAPFKELSTLFFAIITFVGALGISYRQFALALRRLKDILFVLVSAHVLLPLLTKVVASLVFSDPDLVTGFILLSSIPIAVSSFIWCTIFDGDGPLALSLILLDTLLSPLITPLTIRLLTDASVVFDSKGIITSLMIMIVIPSLLGMLFSQYFPKASKVAVPYLNPFIKLLLVAVVVIHIGQLSGKLAFSWLYIPLALVNVLVIALSFVVIWFLATHLLKADRASVVSMTYTGGMRNISAALILATQFFPPRVSLPVILGILLQQTFVGFLGSVLFSAKQSK; this is encoded by the coding sequence ATGACACTTGAGCGTCTGAACGTACAGTGCAACAAGGCAATGCCCTTTGTCACCCCCATCGGGGTGGCTCTGGGCTTGCTCTTGGGTTCGCGTCTTGCCCCATTCAAGGAGCTGAGTACGCTCTTTTTCGCCATCATCACGTTTGTGGGAGCCTTGGGTATCAGCTACCGGCAATTTGCTCTTGCCCTGCGTCGGCTCAAGGACATTCTTTTTGTGCTTGTCAGTGCCCACGTCCTGCTTCCTTTGCTGACCAAGGTGGTTGCCTCCCTGGTATTCAGCGATCCGGACCTGGTCACCGGCTTCATTCTCCTCTCGTCCATTCCGATTGCCGTATCCTCGTTCATCTGGTGCACCATCTTTGATGGGGACGGTCCGCTGGCTCTCTCCCTCATCCTGCTGGACACCCTCCTGTCTCCGCTCATCACCCCGCTGACGATACGCTTGCTCACCGATGCCTCGGTAGTCTTCGACAGCAAGGGTATCATCACCAGCCTGATGATCATGATTGTCATTCCCTCGCTGCTTGGGATGCTCTTCAGCCAGTATTTCCCGAAGGCATCGAAAGTGGCGGTCCCGTATCTCAACCCGTTCATCAAGCTCCTGCTGGTTGCCGTGGTGGTGATACACATCGGCCAGCTTTCCGGAAAACTGGCGTTTTCCTGGCTCTACATCCCGTTGGCTCTGGTCAATGTGCTGGTGATCGCCCTGAGCTTCGTCGTAATCTGGTTTTTGGCTACCCATCTCTTGAAAGCAGACCGTGCATCGGTGGTCTCCATGACCTATACCGGGGGGATGCGCAACATCAGCGCGGCCTTGATCCTTGCAACACAGTTCTTCCCTCCACGCGTTTCGCTTCCCGTGATTCTGGGCATTCTGTTGCAGCAGACCTTCGTTGGATTCTTGGGTTCAGTGCTCTTTTCTGCAAAGCAATCGAAATAA
- the rhaS gene encoding rhamnose ABC transporter substrate-binding protein, producing MKRALLFVLIASLVFTGLFAQGTKEEAVKGDKEIVILVKSMGNGFFDAVFKGSQEAAGEIGGIKTTYMGPPQATAEGQIEIIETLIAQRVDGIAISANDSDALIPVTKKAMAAGIKVISFDSGINVGGRIVDLLPSNAELIGRQQIQLAAELTDYTGDVAVLSASAQATNQNLWIDWMKEEIKDAKYSKMKLVEVVYGDDAPDKSYREAVSLMNKYPNLKAIICPTTVGLLATAQAVKDANKIGVVEVTGLGLPSEMKGYILDDTCRQMALWNPIDLGYTSTYILNALIDGTNNGAVGDVIPAGRMNSVKVEKDGLIYMSTPYVFNKGNIEQFAAIF from the coding sequence ATGAAAAGAGCGTTGTTGTTTGTACTCATCGCCAGCTTGGTCTTCACGGGCTTGTTTGCCCAGGGAACCAAGGAAGAAGCTGTGAAGGGTGACAAAGAGATCGTCATTCTCGTAAAGAGCATGGGAAACGGATTCTTTGATGCAGTCTTCAAGGGAAGTCAGGAAGCCGCCGGAGAAATCGGTGGGATCAAGACCACCTACATGGGTCCCCCGCAGGCAACTGCCGAGGGTCAGATTGAGATCATCGAGACCCTCATCGCCCAGCGTGTTGATGGTATTGCCATCAGCGCCAATGACAGCGATGCACTGATTCCCGTGACCAAGAAGGCCATGGCTGCAGGCATCAAGGTCATCAGCTTTGACAGCGGCATCAACGTTGGCGGACGCATCGTCGACCTGCTGCCCAGCAATGCAGAGCTCATTGGCCGCCAGCAGATCCAACTCGCTGCAGAGCTGACCGACTACACCGGTGATGTCGCCGTCCTGTCCGCTTCCGCCCAGGCCACCAACCAGAACCTCTGGATTGACTGGATGAAGGAAGAGATCAAGGATGCAAAGTATTCGAAGATGAAGCTCGTGGAAGTCGTCTATGGTGACGATGCCCCGGACAAGAGCTATCGTGAAGCTGTCTCCTTGATGAACAAGTACCCCAACCTGAAGGCAATCATCTGCCCGACCACTGTCGGACTTTTGGCTACCGCACAGGCTGTGAAGGACGCCAACAAAATCGGCGTTGTGGAAGTGACCGGTCTCGGCCTTCCCTCCGAGATGAAAGGCTACATCCTCGACGACACCTGCCGCCAGATGGCTCTGTGGAATCCGATCGATCTCGGCTACACCTCCACCTACATCCTCAATGCACTCATCGATGGAACCAACAATGGTGCTGTCGGCGATGTCATTCCCGCAGGACGCATGAACTCTGTCAAGGTTGAGAAGGACGGACTCATCTACATGAGCACCCCCTATGTCTTCAACAAGGGCAACATCGAGCAGTTCGCAGCAATTTTCTAG
- a CDS encoding sugar ABC transporter ATP-binding protein, translating to MPDALLEVHNLTKIFPGIRALDDVHLTLRSGEVHALIGENGAGKSTLVKVLTGVYIPTSGTLTFEGKDISFRNAIDAQAAGIVAIHQEASMFPELTVTENIFMGHHLRNPRTKTLDWKAMTEQTRQLLGRMQLDIDPDTLVKNLSVAKRHMVEITKALSLDAKLVIMDEPTSALTGREVEDLFRIVRSLKEQGKAILFISHKFDEIFTICDYYTVFRDGQYIGEGKVADSNEDTIINMMIGRSIDQLYPEHQMQKGKEVLRVEKLCQLGAFKDISFTLHEGEVLGLFGLVGAGRSEVVRTIFGIDKASGGTMSLLGEPFSPKGAKESMKRGIALVPEDRQKQGLVLKMSLTKNISLPVLKQLSYKGLVTRAGKEQAYVQDHGSQMEIKAAGYHVDAETLSGGNQQKVVLAKWIGTSPKILILDEPTKGIDVATKAAVHQFVCDMAQKGVAVILISSELPEVLGMADRILVMHEGCQTAILDARKATAESVMKAAIATTVMEDTHA from the coding sequence ATGCCAGACGCATTGTTGGAGGTTCACAACCTCACGAAAATTTTCCCCGGCATCAGAGCCCTTGACGATGTGCATCTTACGCTCAGAAGCGGGGAAGTGCATGCACTGATCGGTGAGAACGGGGCAGGGAAGTCAACCTTGGTGAAGGTGCTCACCGGTGTGTACATTCCCACCAGCGGTACATTGACCTTTGAAGGAAAGGACATCTCATTCCGAAACGCCATCGATGCCCAAGCGGCAGGAATCGTTGCAATTCATCAGGAAGCTTCGATGTTTCCCGAGCTTACGGTTACCGAGAACATCTTCATGGGGCACCATCTGCGCAATCCACGTACCAAAACACTCGACTGGAAGGCGATGACCGAGCAGACCAGGCAACTGTTGGGCCGCATGCAGCTTGATATCGACCCGGATACCCTGGTCAAGAACCTGAGTGTTGCAAAGCGTCACATGGTGGAGATCACCAAGGCGCTCAGTCTCGATGCCAAACTGGTCATCATGGACGAACCCACCAGCGCCCTCACCGGGCGGGAGGTCGAAGACCTCTTCAGGATTGTCCGCTCGCTCAAGGAGCAAGGCAAGGCAATCCTCTTCATCAGCCACAAGTTTGATGAGATTTTTACGATTTGCGACTATTACACGGTATTCCGTGATGGACAGTATATTGGGGAAGGCAAGGTTGCCGACAGCAACGAAGATACCATCATCAACATGATGATCGGCCGCTCGATCGACCAGCTGTATCCCGAACACCAGATGCAGAAAGGCAAGGAAGTGCTCCGCGTTGAGAAGCTTTGCCAGCTTGGGGCCTTCAAGGACATCAGCTTCACGCTCCACGAGGGCGAGGTCCTGGGTCTGTTTGGTCTGGTGGGGGCCGGCCGCAGCGAAGTGGTGCGGACCATCTTCGGCATCGACAAGGCGAGCGGGGGCACCATGAGTTTGCTCGGCGAGCCGTTCAGTCCCAAGGGAGCGAAAGAGAGCATGAAGCGGGGCATCGCCCTGGTTCCCGAGGACCGCCAGAAACAAGGTCTGGTGCTCAAGATGAGTCTGACCAAGAATATCTCCCTTCCCGTGCTGAAACAGCTCTCCTACAAGGGCTTGGTGACCAGAGCAGGGAAGGAGCAGGCCTACGTACAGGACCACGGCAGTCAGATGGAGATCAAGGCAGCCGGGTATCATGTCGATGCAGAGACGCTTTCGGGCGGAAACCAGCAGAAGGTGGTGCTTGCCAAATGGATCGGAACCAGTCCGAAGATCCTTATCCTTGACGAGCCGACCAAAGGCATCGATGTGGCCACCAAGGCTGCGGTGCACCAGTTTGTCTGTGATATGGCCCAGAAAGGGGTTGCGGTGATTCTCATCAGCAGTGAGCTTCCCGAGGTCCTGGGTATGGCCGATCGCATCCTGGTCATGCACGAAGGGTGCCAGACGGCAATTCTTGATGCACGGAAAGCCACCGCCGAGTCGGTCATGAAGGCCGCTATTGCCACAACTGTGATGGAGGATACCCATGCCTGA
- a CDS encoding ABC transporter permease: MPDDRSLASFVKKAFARRESTLILLLFVLLVPISVRSPQFLSMKNISTILNDMAILSIVAIGEFYVILSGGIDLSVGSIIAFSGMACGMVNESHPELSPALLLLLGIAIGVAMGLVNGLLVAYGKIPPIITTLGTVNIYRGMTFLLSKGTWVTAHEMSPSYIALPRTTFIGISILLWIAFFVIALCYYFSRFTRTGREIYAIGGNPTAAKFVGVNENRVRVVVFLVSGALCGLAGALWTARYASAVNEMATGFEMQAVAACVLGGVNFSGGAGGIIGVVLGTLFLGVVTNALPVIYLSVFWQTFVQGLIILLALALNTLSDQHKNKKLLAQRRG; this comes from the coding sequence ATGCCTGACGATAGATCTTTAGCCTCCTTTGTCAAAAAAGCCTTTGCACGAAGGGAGTCGACCCTGATTCTTCTGCTCTTTGTCCTGTTGGTGCCCATATCGGTGCGGAGTCCTCAGTTTCTGTCGATGAAGAATATCTCCACCATCCTCAACGATATGGCCATCCTGTCCATCGTTGCCATTGGTGAGTTCTATGTCATTCTCTCCGGGGGTATCGATCTTTCGGTAGGCTCCATCATCGCCTTCTCCGGCATGGCCTGCGGAATGGTCAATGAGTCGCATCCAGAGTTGAGTCCTGCCTTGCTGCTTTTGCTGGGAATCGCCATCGGTGTTGCCATGGGCCTGGTGAATGGCCTTCTGGTTGCCTATGGCAAGATTCCCCCGATCATCACCACCTTGGGGACGGTGAACATCTACCGTGGCATGACCTTTCTCCTCAGCAAGGGCACTTGGGTCACCGCCCATGAGATGAGCCCTTCGTACATCGCCCTGCCTCGGACCACCTTCATCGGTATCTCCATCCTGCTTTGGATAGCCTTCTTTGTCATTGCACTCTGCTACTACTTCAGCAGGTTCACCCGCACCGGGCGTGAGATCTATGCCATCGGGGGCAACCCGACCGCTGCCAAGTTTGTCGGTGTCAACGAGAACCGTGTACGTGTGGTGGTCTTTCTGGTCAGTGGGGCCCTCTGTGGTCTTGCAGGGGCGCTGTGGACCGCACGCTATGCATCGGCGGTCAATGAGATGGCAACCGGTTTTGAGATGCAGGCAGTCGCTGCCTGTGTCCTGGGGGGTGTGAACTTCTCCGGCGGGGCTGGCGGCATCATCGGTGTGGTGCTGGGGACCCTCTTTCTGGGGGTTGTCACCAACGCCCTACCGGTCATCTATCTTTCGGTATTCTGGCAGACATTCGTCCAGGGCCTGATCATCCTGCTGGCCTTGGCCCTCAATACCTTATCTGACCAGCACAAGAACAAGAAGCTACTTGCACAGAGGAGAGGTTAG
- a CDS encoding ABC transporter permease, producing the protein MEGQRDLVAKGRLINEMSLKNRLIEFFTKWEVLLVIIFIGVFVFFTLRTPYFLDWFNLMNASFQFSEKAIMALPMIFIIMCGDIDISIASIIALCAYVVGSAAQGGASIPSLIFLSLLVGTLAGLFNGLMITSLDMPAIAVTLATQSIFRGISIGLLGDQARTTFPEGFGFFGQEFIKGTIIPFEFVLYLVLMLVFAFILHKTTYGRRLYAIGNSAEAARFSGVNVKLTRVINFTITGFFCGLTAVLLASRILSVRSNIATGWDLEIITLVVLGGVAITGGRGTVFGVFLGSLLVGYLKFGMGLLKFSGTLMTIVIGSLLISAVLLPRLLDLYKANRKLRLQAQR; encoded by the coding sequence ATGGAAGGACAGCGAGACCTGGTGGCCAAAGGCCGCCTCATCAATGAAATGTCGCTGAAGAACCGGCTGATCGAGTTCTTCACCAAGTGGGAAGTGCTGCTGGTCATCATCTTCATCGGCGTATTCGTATTCTTTACCCTCAGGACCCCCTACTTCCTGGATTGGTTCAACCTGATGAACGCTTCCTTCCAGTTCTCTGAGAAGGCGATCATGGCCCTGCCGATGATCTTCATCATCATGTGTGGGGATATCGACATCTCCATCGCGTCCATCATCGCACTCTGTGCGTATGTGGTGGGTTCTGCAGCCCAGGGTGGGGCATCGATTCCTTCCCTTATCTTTCTTTCGCTCTTGGTAGGAACCCTTGCAGGCCTCTTCAACGGTCTGATGATCACGAGTCTGGATATGCCTGCAATTGCCGTGACCTTGGCCACCCAATCCATCTTTCGTGGCATCTCCATCGGACTGCTGGGTGACCAGGCCCGCACAACCTTTCCCGAAGGGTTCGGGTTCTTCGGCCAGGAGTTCATCAAGGGAACCATCATTCCCTTTGAATTTGTGCTCTACTTGGTACTGATGCTGGTGTTTGCCTTCATCCTGCACAAGACGACCTACGGCCGAAGGCTGTATGCCATCGGAAACAGTGCAGAGGCTGCACGGTTCAGTGGGGTGAATGTGAAGCTTACCAGGGTCATCAATTTCACCATCACCGGGTTCTTCTGTGGTTTGACTGCCGTGCTTCTGGCAAGCCGCATCCTCTCGGTCCGCTCGAACATCGCCACCGGCTGGGATCTGGAGATCATCACCTTGGTCGTCCTGGGTGGAGTTGCCATCACCGGCGGACGTGGTACAGTCTTCGGGGTCTTCCTCGGCTCTCTCTTGGTCGGCTATCTGAAGTTCGGCATGGGCCTGCTCAAGTTCAGCGGGACGCTGATGACCATTGTCATCGGAAGCCTCCTGATCAGTGCAGTGTTGCTGCCGAGGCTGCTGGATCTCTACAAGGCAAACCGAAAGCTTCGGCTTCAGGCACAACGATAG
- the rhaM gene encoding L-rhamnose mutarotase: MRQAFVMQLKKGFEEEYQKRHDAIWPELKALLSESGVYDYSIFLDRESGRLFAFQKVRGTSGSQDLGTNPIVQKWWAYMADIMETHPDNSPISLPLEEVFHLE; the protein is encoded by the coding sequence ATGCGACAGGCGTTTGTGATGCAATTGAAAAAAGGGTTTGAGGAAGAGTATCAGAAGCGGCATGATGCCATTTGGCCGGAGCTCAAGGCACTGCTCAGCGAGAGCGGGGTGTATGACTACTCGATTTTCCTGGATCGGGAGAGCGGGAGACTGTTTGCCTTCCAGAAAGTTCGGGGTACCAGCGGCTCCCAGGATCTTGGGACAAACCCAATTGTCCAGAAGTGGTGGGCGTATATGGCTGATATCATGGAGACACATCCAGACAATTCCCCCATCTCGCTCCCCCTCGAAGAGGTGTTTCATTTGGAGTAA
- a CDS encoding DeoR/GlpR family DNA-binding transcription regulator: MLGLSPREEKILQLLRSGEEYPVTRLSLELGVSAVTIRGDLRDLDAKGLVVRSHGRVVVASSPQASFRDGSNTSQKEAIAKCAASLVKDNDCIMITNGSTCSLIPRYLFGKRNVKVVTNSTLILPYARANSQLNVTLVGGEYRPQAEALVGPAAISQIEDYHVITTFFGTDGFTLEHGLTTSLVENAQVVQRMCSQGTRRVLCVDSSKVGNRGFVRIMPVTEIDTIVTDSGFPRDLITALEEQGVEVIIAQ, from the coding sequence ATGCTAGGGCTCTCCCCTCGTGAGGAAAAGATTCTCCAGTTGCTGCGCAGCGGAGAAGAGTATCCGGTCACCCGGCTCAGTTTGGAGCTTGGGGTGTCTGCAGTCACCATCAGAGGCGATTTGAGAGACCTTGATGCAAAAGGTCTGGTGGTTCGTTCCCATGGCAGGGTGGTGGTCGCTTCCTCCCCCCAAGCTTCGTTCAGGGATGGTTCGAATACCTCCCAGAAGGAAGCAATCGCCAAATGTGCGGCTTCCTTGGTGAAGGACAATGATTGCATCATGATCACCAACGGTTCGACCTGCTCCCTGATCCCCCGGTATCTCTTTGGAAAACGGAATGTGAAGGTGGTGACCAACTCCACCCTCATTCTTCCCTATGCACGGGCTAACTCCCAGCTGAACGTCACCCTGGTAGGAGGCGAGTACCGTCCCCAGGCGGAAGCTCTGGTAGGACCTGCCGCCATCAGCCAGATTGAGGATTACCACGTCATCACCACGTTTTTCGGTACCGACGGTTTCACCTTGGAACATGGCCTCACCACCAGCCTGGTGGAAAATGCACAGGTGGTTCAGCGCATGTGCAGCCAGGGCACGAGAAGGGTGCTCTGCGTCGACTCATCGAAGGTCGGCAACCGTGGGTTTGTCAGAATCATGCCAGTTACAGAGATTGATACCATTGTCACCGACAGTGGCTTTCCCCGTGACCTCATCACCGCGCTCGAGGAGCAGGGGGTTGAGGTCATCATTGCACAATAG
- a CDS encoding dihydrolipoamide acetyltransferase family protein: MAQQVVMPKQGNSVESCIIVEWKVSVGDKVSVGDILCSAETDKSTIEVESTAEGVLLAQLYAEGDEVPVMQSVAVIGEAGEKVELLSAAAPQEVKEEEASVVPETKAASPVSPQSSVQALGASPRAKALAEKEGLPLDSLQASGPKGRIIERDVLAAKGQPLSPLARQKALEEGLAAPRQGSGIGNRVLASDLAKVPASVVPALAEEVTEIPVKGVRKVTARRMMESIHSTCQLSLHAWADARALKRLRADFKASSAELGLGGITINDLVLFAVSRTLLQYPAFNAHFLGDRMLRFGHVHLGVATDTAKGLLVPVLRNSDMLSLKQLSLQTKALVGKCKDGTIAPDDLTGSTFTVSNVGSFGIEAFTPVLNVPEVAILGVGTIALKPVEDEDGDVTFIEHIGLSLTMDHQAVDGADAARFLRSLMDNIAKIDLLMAL, encoded by the coding sequence ATGGCACAGCAAGTAGTGATGCCCAAGCAGGGAAACTCGGTTGAGTCCTGCATCATCGTCGAATGGAAGGTTTCTGTAGGGGACAAAGTCTCCGTCGGTGATATCCTGTGTTCGGCGGAGACGGATAAATCCACCATCGAAGTTGAGTCTACCGCAGAGGGTGTGCTGCTTGCACAGCTCTATGCTGAGGGCGATGAGGTCCCGGTGATGCAAAGCGTTGCCGTCATTGGGGAAGCGGGGGAGAAGGTGGAACTTCTCTCTGCAGCTGCACCGCAAGAAGTCAAGGAAGAGGAAGCATCCGTGGTCCCCGAGACCAAGGCAGCGAGCCCTGTTTCCCCGCAGAGCTCTGTCCAGGCTCTGGGTGCCAGTCCCCGTGCGAAGGCCCTTGCCGAGAAAGAGGGCTTGCCCCTCGATTCCCTCCAGGCTTCAGGCCCGAAAGGAAGGATCATTGAACGCGACGTGTTGGCAGCCAAAGGCCAGCCACTCTCCCCGCTTGCCCGCCAAAAGGCACTGGAAGAGGGGCTTGCCGCTCCCCGGCAGGGCAGTGGCATCGGCAACAGGGTGCTTGCATCCGACTTGGCCAAGGTGCCTGCCTCTGTTGTGCCGGCGCTTGCTGAGGAAGTGACCGAGATCCCGGTCAAGGGCGTGCGCAAGGTGACGGCGCGCAGGATGATGGAGTCGATCCACTCCACCTGCCAGCTCTCATTGCATGCATGGGCTGATGCCAGGGCGCTCAAGCGCCTGCGTGCCGATTTCAAGGCCAGCAGTGCCGAACTCGGCCTTGGAGGCATCACGATCAATGATCTGGTGCTCTTTGCCGTCTCCAGAACCTTGTTGCAGTACCCTGCGTTCAACGCACACTTCTTGGGAGACCGGATGCTCCGCTTTGGCCATGTCCATCTGGGCGTAGCAACCGATACGGCCAAGGGACTGTTGGTTCCCGTGCTCAGAAACAGTGACATGCTCAGTCTCAAGCAGCTTTCGCTTCAGACCAAGGCCTTGGTCGGCAAGTGCAAGGACGGAACCATTGCGCCGGACGATCTGACCGGTTCCACCTTTACCGTCAGCAATGTCGGTTCCTTCGGCATCGAGGCATTCACCCCGGTGCTCAATGTTCCTGAGGTGGCAATTCTCGGGGTGGGAACCATCGCCCTCAAGCCGGTTGAGGATGAGGATGGCGATGTAACGTTCATCGAGCACATCGGCCTGTCGCTTACGATGGATCACCAAGCTGTTGATGGTGCTGATGCGGCACGCTTTTTGCGCAGCCTGATGGACAATATCGCCAAGATCGACCTTTTGATGGCATTGTAG